A single Drosophila miranda strain MSH22 chromosome XR, D.miranda_PacBio2.1, whole genome shotgun sequence DNA region contains:
- the LOC108153691 gene encoding peptidoglycan-recognition protein LA isoform X3, with product MFEQNSSSSSTMAAESALCSVSRQRERSRPSPAQRLHNLTSASASSSTSTAIPLPQNVFTNPSIQPSSVVNLSHSTDVVIGPMTQYQGPVSIYYMDASMEAHAMQAAAGINSSSNRSRDNSPSKRLNRNTILLITLILLVLATALIVLYVELNRPRSEGANKAIYFGNTYDHDT from the exons ATGTTCGagcagaacagcagcagcagttcgaCGATGGCGGCTGAGTCTGCGCTCTGCTCTGTGTCCAGGCAGCGGGAGCGGTCCAGGCCGAGTCCCGCCCAAAGGCTGCACAATCTTACATCAGCCTCGGCCTCATCATCCACCTCAACAGCCATTCCATTGCCACAGAACGTCTTCACCAATCCTTCGATACAGCCATCCAGTGTGGTCAATCTTTCGCACTCTACAGATGTGGTCATTGGACCGATGACCCAATATCAAGGACCGGTATCTATATACTACATGGATGCCAGCATGGAGGCGCATGCCATGCAAGCGGCAGCTG gaatcaacagcagcagtaaTCGAAGTCGCGATAATTCCCCATCGAAGCGTCTCAACCGGAACACCATCCTACTGATCACACTCATCCTTCTCGTCCTAGCCACAGCACTGATTGTGCTCTATGTGGAACTGAATCGACCACGATCGGAGGGCGCCAACAAGGCGATCTACTTTGGGAACACCTATGACCACGATACGT GA